A portion of the Bactrocera neohumeralis isolate Rockhampton chromosome 2, APGP_CSIRO_Bneo_wtdbg2-racon-allhic-juicebox.fasta_v2, whole genome shotgun sequence genome contains these proteins:
- the LOC126765028 gene encoding glutamate receptor 1 yields MAAPKGATTARRQTLATALLCGRTSLITTVILLLSKWNLCVSAAANAYEFDAFADVLKQQHLHHAIIAYNSDTEQAQQQAGLLKDNALRALLNVASLQFYDVHQAKSAKNATDFQRLFYHDSPRVGIYVAQLEDVLLQQYVLGSNVISVDTIDAGGYRVRVDVGSRFNSSRIWFIMSKQRTVTAALANVRRVMTPLPVNISADITIGVRLDDNHTIQLFDIYKIQKDWLDIEPKGYWSPAEGLKLNLRFHQTFVNRRRNFKGLQLVGGIVIREQPADMTELDYLNSLYHKNFDPMQRKTYQLVKLMEPIFDVSFQPALRKTWGEQAPNGSWDGVMKLLLSGEAEFSLCPMRFVPNRVHLIHYTIAVHTEFVFFIFRHPHRNDIRNIFFEPFVEEVWYTVIAIVVLTILLLQLHLHHENRFFINKDPHFQTRFDYAIFSILEAFFQQGPSNDAFTATSTRTLIFSVCLFSLLLQQFYGAFIVGSLLSVSPRTITNLEALYNSSLDIGIENIPYNIETFEKTTVPLGMAIYKERVCKNRERNILYIEEGAERIKKGGFAFHVSANRMYYILKELLSEKEFCDLQDVPFIPPYRIGIGITKSSPFREYFTTSIAKFHTSGLLQHNDNQWQLPQLDCSLSQNYEVEVDLQHFLPALLFLVSAMLLSLAVLILEIIYYNLEKSTKLARLCPRIMPKPKLEFIN; encoded by the exons ATGGCCGCCCCAAAAGGCGCTACTACGGCTCGCCGGCAGACACTGGCGACGGCACTGCTTTGTGGACGCACTAGTCTCATCACAACTGTCATATTGCTTTTATCCAAGTGGAATCTCTGTGTTTCAGCGGCCGCGAATGCTTATGAATTTGACGCTTTTGCTGACGTTTTGAAACAACAACACCTCCATCATGCCATTATCGCCTACAACAGCGACACAGAGCAAGCACAACAGCAGGCGGGTTTGCTAAAGGATAATGCATTACGTGCACTGCTTAATGTGGCATCACTTCAGTTTTATGATGTCCATCAAGCGAAATCCGCTAAAAACGCTACCGATTTTCAAAGACTCTTCTATCATGACTCACCGCGCGTCGGTATCTATGTGGCCCAGCTGGAGGATGTGTTGTTGCAGCAGTATGTTTTGGGCTCAAATGTGATTAGTGTTGACACCATCGATGCTGGTGGATATAGAGTGCGTGTCGATGTGGGCTCGCGTTTCAACAGTTCTCGCATCTGGTTCATAATGTCCAAGCAACGTACGGTGACGGCAGCGCTGGCGAATGTGCGCCGCGTGATGACGCCACTGCCAGTGAATATAAGTGCGGACATTACAATCGGTGTCCGGTTGGATGACAA CCATACAATACAACTCTTCGAcatttacaaaatacaaaaagattGGTTGGATATTGAACCGAAAGGTTATTGGAGCCCCGCTGAAGGTCTCAAACTTAATTTACGGTTCCATCAAACCTTCGTCAACAGGCGTCGCAATTTTAAGGGTCTACAATTAGTAGGTGGAATAGTG ATACGGGAACAGCCTGCCGATATGACTGAATTGGACTATTTGAACTCCTTGTACCATAAAAATTTTGACCCCATGCAAAGGAAAACTTACCAATTGGTTAAGTTAATGGAACCAATATTTGACgtaag CTTTCAACCAGCACTGAGGAAAACTTGGGGTGAGCAGGCGCCTAATGGCAGCTGGGATGGTGTTATGAAATTATTGCTTTCCGGTGAGGCGGAATTTTCACTATGTCCTATGCGTTTTGTACCAAACAGGGTACATTTAATACATTACACAATAGCGGTACATACGGAATT TGTCTTCTTCATATTCCGTCATCCGCATCGCAATGACATTCGTAACATCTTCTTTGAGCCGTTTGTCGAAGAGGTCTGGTACACTGTTATCGCGATCGTTGTCTTAACCATTTTATTGTTGCAACTACATTTGCATCACGAAAATCGCTTCTTCATAAATAAAGATCCACATTTTCAGACGCGTTTCGATTATGCGATTTTCTCCATATTGGAAGCATTTTTCCAGCAAGGACCCTCAAACGACGCCTTCACCGCCACCTCAACGCGAACGCTCATTTTCTCTGTTTGCCTGTTTAgcttgttgttgcaacaatttTATGGCGCTTTCATTGTGGGCTCACTGCTGTCCGTCTCACCGCGCACAATAACCAATTTGGAGGCACTATACAACAGTAGCCTCGATATCGGCATAGaaaatataccatataataTTGAAACCTTTGAGAAAACTACAGTGCCGCTAGGGATGGCAATCTACAAAGAGCGTGTTTGCAAGAACCGtgagagaaatattttatacatcGAAGAGGGCGCTGAACGCATAAAGAAGGGCGGTTTTGCTTTTCATGTATCGGCTAATCGCATGTACTACATACTGAAAG AATTACTAAGCGAAAAGGAATTTTGCGATCTGCAAGATGTGCCATTCATTCCACCCTATCGCATTGGTATTGGTATAACGAAAAGTTCCCCGTTTCGCGAATACTTCACAACATCGATTGCGAAATTTCATACCTCCGGGCTCTTGCAACATAACGATAATCAATGGCAGTTACCACAACTGGATTGTAGTCTAAGTCAGAATTATGAGGTCGAAGTAGATCTACAGCATTTCTTACCGGCCCTACTTTTTTTAGTATCTGCTATGCTTCTTAGCTTGGCTGTATTAATTT